The genomic window GGTGGCACGGCCGAGTCTTCCCAGCCCGGCCAGGCGGCCTCCCCGGCCGGAGTTCGCCCGCCCAGGCCAGCACCGTCGGCGCGGATACGCCACAGCTCGGCGGCTTCGGGGCCGGGCGGGCAGACGACGACGTCGGCCGTCCCGGCGTCACGCACAATCGCCGCCACTCGCTGGTCGACGACCGCGACGTCCTCCCCCTCCTGCGCACCGACCTCGATGAACAACCAGCCGCCGCCCGCCGGCAGCGCTGGCACCGCACCCTTCTTGCGGCGCACCACCTCCACGAGCTCTGCATCGATCCCCTCGACAGCGAGCGGAGCATGGGCGAGCAGAGCGGGGACGGCGTCGGCGGCCGCGGGCATATCCGGGTAGCCAAGGACCACGAGGGTCGGCGCCTGTGCGAGCGGAACCAGGCGCAGCAGCGCCTGCGTGATCACGACGAGCGTTCCCTCAGAGCCCACGAGCATCTTGGCCAGGTCGCGCCCATTTTCCGGCAGGAGATGTTCCAGGGAGTAGCCCGAGACCTGGCGCGAAAAGCGGCCAAAGTGGCGGCGGATGTCGGCGAGGTGGGAGCAGATCAGCGCGGCCAGGCACTCGCCCAACTCCCCCTTCCCCAGACTGCCGCTACCAGCGGTAAAAGCTCGCCCTGCGCCGTCGATGCACTCAAGCGCCAACACATTATCGGCCGTGCGCCCCCAGGCCACAGCATGCGGGCCGCAAGCGTTGTTTCCGATCATGCCGCCGAGAGTCGCGCGGTTCTGCGTGGACGGATCCGGCCCAAAGCGCAAACCGTGTACAGCGGCCGCGGCCTGCAGGTCGCTCATCACCACACCCGGCTGCACCCGCGCAGTCCGCGCCACCGGGTCAATTTCGAGGATCTTATTCATGTGCCGGGAAAAGTCCAGCACCACGCCAGGGCCTACCGCATTGCCCGCCACCGACGTGCCACCACCGCGCGACGTCAGCGCCACGCCGCGCTCCCGGCAGATCTCCAGCACGGCCGCAACGTCGTCGTCGTTCTTCGGGAAGACCACTACCTGCGGCGGCACGCGATAATTCGACGCGTCGGTTGAGTATTCGGCGCGGGCGCGCACTGATGCGTCGACGTCGCCGACGATGCGAGCAGCTATCGCCTCCGCGAGGGTAAGTGGTGCCATGATGCCTCCTCGAGGCCATTGTGCACGATTTACCGCGCGAATGCGCACCCTGCACAACTGATGAGAGCGCCCTGACCTGCACGCCCTCCGGCCCGCACGCCCGAGCTGGGGCTACTAAGCCCACAGCTTCAGTTTTACCCTCGTAAACCCGTACAGCTCGACCATGGAATTGGCCCGATCCGCTAAGCGAAGATCGGGCCAAAACTCAGTATCGAGCGTACGCGGGCCACCTCAGTAACCCGCAGCTACCTCTACTTACACGTGATCGAAGCGGCGCTCATACGTGGTCTCATTCTCGATCGCGGCGCGGCCAGCCTCGAGGCGGGCGACCGGCACGCGGAACGGTGAACAGGAGACGTAGTTGAGGCCAACCTTCTCGAAGAAGTGGATCGAGCTCGGGTCGCCGCCGTGCTCGCCACACACGCCCATCTTCATGTCGGGCTTGGTGTGGCGGCCGCGCTGAACGCCCATATCGACGAGCGCACCCACGCCGCCGAGGTCGACCGACTCGAACGGCGAAACGCCGAACACGCCGTAGTCGAAGTACTCGTTGAAGAAGGTGCCCTCGACGTCGTCACGCGAGAATCCCCAGGTGGTCTGGGTCAGATCGTTGGTGCCGAAGGAGAAGAAGTCGGACTCAGCGGCGATCGTATCGGCGGAGACGGCCGCGCGCGGCAGCTCGATCATGTTGCCGATCGGCAGGTCGAGCTCGACGCCGGTTTCTTCGGAGACCTCGGCGATGACCTCGAGGGCCATGTCGCGCACGATCTGGAGTTCGCGCACGCCGCCAATGAGCGGGACCATGATCTCCGGCTTGGGGTCCTTGCCTTCCTTCTTCAGCTGGGCGGCGGCTTCGGAGATGGCACGCACCTGGAGGCGGATGAGGCCCGGGATCTTCAAGCCGAGGCGGACGCCACGCAGGCCGAGCATCGGGTTTTGCTCGTGGTGGCCCTTGACCGCTGCAAGGAGTTCGCGTTCTTCGTCCGTGATCTCTTCGCCCTTAGCTTCTTTGACGGCAAGGCTGACGGAGATCTCGGTGAGGTCGGGCAGGAACTCGTGCAACGGCGGATCGATGAGGCGAACCGTAACGGGCAGGCCATCCATCGCCCCGAAGATGCCGATGAAGTCCTCGCGCTGGTACGGCAGGAGTTCGGCGAGGGCGGCGGCCTGGGTCTCCTCGTCGTGGGCGAGGATCATCTTTTCGATGAGCTTGCGGCGCTCGCCGAGGAACATGTGCTCAGTGCGGCACAGGCCGATGCCTTGGGCGCCGAAGTCGCGGGCGCGCTGGGCGTCTTCAGGCGAGTCGGCGTTTGCGCGCACGAGCATGCGGCGCTTCTCGTCAGCGTGGGTCATGATGCGGTCCACGGCTGCAACGAGGTCCTTGTCGTCATCCGACGACGCCGCGGCCAGGCCTGCCTCGAGGCCCTCGGCGAGGTAGGTAGTCACCGGGGAGTCGGTCACAGCGACTTCGCCTTCGAAGACTTCGCCGGTGGTGCCGTCGATAGCGATGATGTCACCGACCCTGAATTCCTTGCCGGAGGACTTGACCTTCATGGTGCCGGCGATTTCGTCTACCAGGAGGTCATCGGCGCCGACCACACAGCAACGGCCCATGCCACGGGCGACAACGGCGGCGTGGGAGGTCTTGCCGCCGCGGGCGGTGAGGATGCCTTCGGAGACGACCATGCCCTGGAGATCTTCTGGGTTGGTCTCGCGGCGGACGAGGACGACCTTGGCGCCGGCCTGGGTGCGGGCGACGGCGGTGGCGTTGTCCATGACGATCTCGCCGACGGCCGCGCCCGGCGAGGCGGGCATGCCACGGGTGATAGTGACCTTTTCGGCCTTCTTGTCGAACTGCGGGAAGAGCAGCGAGGTGAGCTGGTCGCCGGTGACGCGGGTGACGGCCTCGTCGCGGGTGATCAGGCGCTCGTCGACGAGCTGATCGGCTACGCGGAAGGCCGCGGCCGGGGTGCGCTTACCGACGCGGGTCTGCAGCATCCACAGCTTGCCGCGTTGGACGGTGAATTCGATGTCGCACAGGTCGCGGTAGTGGGTCTCGAGGCGGTCCATGATGGCGAGCAGCTCGTCGTAGGACTTCTTGTCGATCTCGCCGAGCGCGGACAGCGGGAGGGTGTTGCGGATGCCGGCGACGACGTCTTCGCCCTGAGCGTTCTCGAGGTAGTCACCGTAGACGCCGGAGTGGCCTGTGGAGGGGTCACGGGTGAAGCAGACGCCCGTGCCGGAGCCTTCACCCATGTTGCCAAACACCATGGTCTGGACGTTGACGGCGGTGCCGATGTCGTTGGGGATGTGCTCACGGCGGCGGTAGATGCGAGCGCGCTCGGTGTTCCAGGAGTTGAACACGGCCACGACGGCGAGGTCGAGCTGTTTGCGCGGGTTCTGCGGGAAGTCTTCGCCGGTTGATTCCTTGACGATGGCCTTGAATTCGACGACGAGGCGCTGAAGGTCCTCGGTGGTCATGTCCGGATCGCCGGCGTAGCCCTTCTCCTCTTGGAGGGCGTGGAGGGCCTCAGCGAAGGGTTCGCCTTCGATGCCGAGGACGGTCTTGCCGAACATCTGCAGCAGACGGCGGTAGGAGTCCCAGGCGAAGCGCTCGTCGCCGGACTGCTCGGCCAGGCCGATCACAGATTCGTCGTTAAGGCCGATGTTGAGGACGGTCTCCATCATGCCAGGCATGGAGAACTTAGCGCCGGAACGCACCGACATCAGGAGCGGGTCCTTAGGATCGCCCAAGTGCTTGCCCATCTTGGCTTCGACTTCGCGGATTGCGCTGGTCACCTGCACGTCAAGAACTTCGGGCGCGGAGCCCTCGGTAAGATAGACGCGGCAAGCCTCGGTGGTGATGGTGAAACCTGGAGGGACTGGCAGACCAAGGTTAGTCATTTCTGCAAGGTTTGCGCCTTTACCGCCGAGGAGATCCTTCTGGTCCTTGTCACCCTCGGTAAAGTCGTATACGTACTTTGTCATCTGCCCTCCGTTGGGAATATGGGTTTTCGGTTCACTTCTTTGTTCGAATGGGGTGGCACTCGCCACCACGCACAGTGCTCTAATCTACCACCGTGCAGGGGGATGTGCGACTTTCGACCCGGTTAAGGGCAGCGGTTTTAGCTCTTCGATGTGGTCGCCACTGATCTTGCGGGGAGATCCAGGCGTGCAAAAACGGGCACTCTCTCAACGACCACTTCGCGAACAAGGGTCTATATCGACGTACCTTACTGATTATGATCGCGAAGGGTTAGTAGTGCCTCATATTCTTTGAGCGTGAATGTGTTCATAACCAACACCGGAGCAGCCCCTATCCTCATACCCCGAAACCGGCAGTTATATGGGACATGCTTGGCCAAAAAGATTGGTATCTCTGCAGCGCTTGTCAATCTGTTGTGAGTCCGTTTGGTGGTTTGTGGTTGACTCCAAGGTGTCGATTGCTTGGCCTGGGGTGTTCGGGCTGGGGTTCTTGGCCGGCGCTGCAGCAAAGTGCTTGCCGCTGTAGCAACCTGCGGCAGATTGCTACAGCGCCAAGCAGCTTAATGCAGTTCCGACAGGCCCGCCAAGGGCCACCGGGCGCCTGGCCGGCTGGCAGCGTGCCCGACCCACCCAAGCGCCCGACACAAAACATGAATATAGCCTCCACCAGGCCCATATATGAATCGGTAGCCGGTATGTTCAAAAGAACTGTCGCCAGGCTCTTGCCAGGTAGACCAAATATTCAAAAGAACTGTCGGAATGCAGAAAGCGAGTGGCCTGCGGGTTAAACAAAGCCCACCCCTGAGCCCCCTCAACCCCGCACCCAACAACAACGACCTCATACCGACTCACAACAAGGCGGGCACACAGGGCAAGCCCATTAATATGGTATCGGCAAATCGCGTGCACTATCGGTAGGCTCAGCTTGCACCGTCGATATTATTCCCCATTGTGCGGAAGCGGCATATTCAAGGATTTCAAGTACCGGCACGTTCTTCACCCCTAACACCTACAATCTAGTTTTCTCCCCTCTCAATCTGTATTTGTATCAATATGGAAGAGACCTAGATTAAGCGCCTTTCGGGCGCGAGTGCAGCGCCAGCTACTTCCCCACGGCAATGTCTAATGCGCTCGCACACGCCATCTGGACAGCCGCCGCCACGGCTCCGGTAACAACCGCTTCGGCTCCCAGGCGTGAGCCGACGACGTCGGGCGCTATAGACGCCCCACTGTCCGGCATCGCCGCGCGCGCTTCCTCGATGACCTTCAACATCGCCGGGCCGACCGCCCCGGAAACGACTATCATGGCCGGGTCGTAGAAGCTCTGCAGAACGGTGACCACACGGGCGAGTCGGCGCCCGATGTCTCGGGCGATAGCCTGCGCGTCGGCGTCGCCGGCCTCGATTGCCGCGAAGACCAGTCGGCCGGTCACTTCCTCGGGGGCGAGACCACCGAAAGCGCCGTTGCCGTCAACGTGACCCGCGGCAATTTCCTTGGCCGCCGCCTTGGCCGCATACTCGCCGAAGCCGAACGTGTCACCGACGCCCTCCACGCAGTCGAATGCGTTCATCTCGCCCACAGCGCCATGCGTGCCGCGCAGCAGGTGGCCGTCAATGACGACGCCGGCGCCCATGCGCGCCCCGGCCAGCAGGGTGACGAAGCTGCCTTGCCCCCGCGCTTCACCTACAGTCCCTTCGGCGACGGCGGCGAGCAACGCGTCGTTCTCGACCCGGACGACGGGCCCGACGTCGGCTAGCTCGTCGATGAGGTCGGGGTTAACCAGCTGCCAGAAGCCAGTGTGGTGGCGCGGCGAACGGCCATCATCGGCGACGGGAGCCGGTACGCCCACGCACACCGCGTAAATGTCGCCGGGATCTCTGCCCGCCTGCTTGACCACCTCGGCAATAAGGCTCCTCACCTGTTCACGACGCCGCGGCCCCAGGACGCACACGTCGCCGTCCGGATCACATTCAGCGACGGAGTGGGCCGTTGCCACACTCTGGCCGGAGAGGTCGGCCGCGATGGCGGTCAGGTGGGAGCAGCCCGCATCGACGCCGACGACGAGGCCGGCGTCGGCGTCGAAGGAGAACCGACGCGCGGGGCGGCCTTTCCGGT from Trueperella pyogenes includes these protein-coding regions:
- the ppdK gene encoding pyruvate, phosphate dikinase produces the protein MTKYVYDFTEGDKDQKDLLGGKGANLAEMTNLGLPVPPGFTITTEACRVYLTEGSAPEVLDVQVTSAIREVEAKMGKHLGDPKDPLLMSVRSGAKFSMPGMMETVLNIGLNDESVIGLAEQSGDERFAWDSYRRLLQMFGKTVLGIEGEPFAEALHALQEEKGYAGDPDMTTEDLQRLVVEFKAIVKESTGEDFPQNPRKQLDLAVVAVFNSWNTERARIYRRREHIPNDIGTAVNVQTMVFGNMGEGSGTGVCFTRDPSTGHSGVYGDYLENAQGEDVVAGIRNTLPLSALGEIDKKSYDELLAIMDRLETHYRDLCDIEFTVQRGKLWMLQTRVGKRTPAAAFRVADQLVDERLITRDEAVTRVTGDQLTSLLFPQFDKKAEKVTITRGMPASPGAAVGEIVMDNATAVARTQAGAKVVLVRRETNPEDLQGMVVSEGILTARGGKTSHAAVVARGMGRCCVVGADDLLVDEIAGTMKVKSSGKEFRVGDIIAIDGTTGEVFEGEVAVTDSPVTTYLAEGLEAGLAAASSDDDKDLVAAVDRIMTHADEKRRMLVRANADSPEDAQRARDFGAQGIGLCRTEHMFLGERRKLIEKMILAHDEETQAAALAELLPYQREDFIGIFGAMDGLPVTVRLIDPPLHEFLPDLTEISVSLAVKEAKGEEITDEERELLAAVKGHHEQNPMLGLRGVRLGLKIPGLIRLQVRAISEAAAQLKKEGKDPKPEIMVPLIGGVRELQIVRDMALEVIAEVSEETGVELDLPIGNMIELPRAAVSADTIAAESDFFSFGTNDLTQTTWGFSRDDVEGTFFNEYFDYGVFGVSPFESVDLGGVGALVDMGVQRGRHTKPDMKMGVCGEHGGDPSSIHFFEKVGLNYVSCSPFRVPVARLEAGRAAIENETTYERRFDHV
- a CDS encoding ROK family protein; this translates as MKPPQSTPSAWFDASVSDWPASHVAVLNYAWGRKEFTASDVMANTGLTRATSIDVLEVLADSGLIVELPNAREACPRAGATAHARVVGQVNAPAAIYRKGRPARRFSFDADAGLVVGVDAGCSHLTAIAADLSGQSVATAHSVAECDPDGDVCVLGPRRREQVRSLIAEVVKQAGRDPGDIYAVCVGVPAPVADDGRSPRHHTGFWQLVNPDLIDELADVGPVVRVENDALLAAVAEGTVGEARGQGSFVTLLAGARMGAGVVIDGHLLRGTHGAVGEMNAFDCVEGVGDTFGFGEYAAKAAAKEIAAGHVDGNGAFGGLAPEEVTGRLVFAAIEAGDADAQAIARDIGRRLARVVTVLQSFYDPAMIVVSGAVGPAMLKVIEEARAAMPDSGASIAPDVVGSRLGAEAVVTGAVAAAVQMACASALDIAVGK